One Natronomonas moolapensis 8.8.11 genomic region harbors:
- a CDS encoding GNAT family N-acetyltransferase → MTDATIRPYDPTADRDRRALWDLKRGFETGIGEATGGEDKSSRYESKLTERYRRRWLAWVERCIDDEPRCLSLAETDCGHAVGYVFLLPERLSFVWDAAVVNELYVVPEERSEGVADALFERAIDVAEGQALPLKRLLLDVDRDNERARRFYDRYGFKPWGDIVAREL, encoded by the coding sequence ATGACTGACGCGACGATCCGCCCGTACGATCCGACGGCCGACCGCGACCGGCGGGCGCTTTGGGACCTCAAGCGGGGCTTCGAGACCGGGATCGGCGAGGCGACCGGCGGCGAAGACAAATCGAGTCGATACGAGTCGAAGCTGACCGAGAGGTACCGACGGCGGTGGCTGGCGTGGGTCGAGCGCTGTATCGACGACGAACCGCGTTGTCTCTCGTTGGCCGAAACCGACTGCGGGCACGCAGTGGGGTACGTCTTTTTGTTGCCGGAACGGCTGTCGTTCGTCTGGGACGCGGCCGTCGTCAACGAACTCTACGTCGTCCCCGAAGAGCGGAGCGAGGGCGTCGCGGACGCGCTGTTCGAGCGCGCCATCGACGTCGCCGAAGGCCAGGCGCTGCCGCTCAAGCGGCTCCTGCTCGACGTCGACCGGGACAACGAGCGCGCCCGACGGTTTTACGACCGATACGGCTTCAAGCCGTGGGGCGATATCGTTGCCCGCGAGCTGTGA
- a CDS encoding DUF5820 family protein has translation MLDAAALGSGWTVWNADSDRAVAAYRPDVFDGSAFPAPCLPTVYVTRGRRTRRPGGNRHLPPDAPWVVTLRLEPDVERAPDTYDERATAVEAAERLTARFSAGELDYRSTYQLPREPYLNKLDELTGRGR, from the coding sequence ATGCTCGACGCGGCGGCGCTCGGTTCGGGATGGACCGTCTGGAACGCCGACTCCGACCGGGCCGTGGCGGCGTACCGGCCCGATGTTTTCGACGGCTCGGCGTTTCCGGCCCCGTGTCTGCCGACGGTGTACGTCACCCGCGGCCGCCGGACCCGACGCCCCGGGGGGAACCGTCACCTTCCGCCGGACGCGCCCTGGGTCGTCACGCTTCGTCTCGAACCCGACGTGGAACGCGCCCCGGACACGTACGACGAACGGGCAACGGCGGTCGAGGCGGCCGAGCGGCTGACGGCCCGCTTCTCCGCGGGTGAGCTCGACTACCGTTCGACGTATCAGCTACCCCGGGAGCCGTATTTGAACAAGCTCGACGAGCTGACGGGGCGAGGGCGGTAA
- a CDS encoding metal-dependent hydrolase: MTTGIQFTVMPPTLVAAAVGVLLAVALLGPAFDRRSVAVVVAVAAVPDLDLVFVLVGPGGPNATFHTVFLPLLAAAALYCDTRIRGASRLADRYGPYGVRVAWVAVAALAVAGIGVDAFSSEGVALLYPLSDRYYAIVGGFLLSTQDGVVQTYVTVADGWVEVSSPGTLDTHTIPSPLAPGDDRRLRIVETGEQAVLVATALVSLPAKWLVERRDRSRRARS, from the coding sequence ATGACGACTGGAATCCAGTTCACTGTCATGCCGCCGACGCTCGTGGCCGCCGCCGTCGGTGTCCTCCTCGCGGTTGCGCTCCTCGGACCGGCGTTCGACCGTCGCTCCGTGGCGGTCGTCGTCGCCGTCGCCGCGGTGCCCGACCTCGATCTCGTCTTCGTCCTCGTCGGCCCCGGCGGGCCGAACGCGACGTTTCACACCGTCTTCCTCCCCCTGCTCGCGGCGGCGGCGCTGTACTGCGACACCCGAATACGCGGCGCGTCGAGGCTCGCCGATCGGTACGGCCCCTACGGGGTCCGGGTGGCGTGGGTCGCCGTCGCCGCCCTCGCCGTCGCGGGGATCGGCGTCGACGCGTTCAGCTCCGAGGGCGTTGCGCTGTTGTATCCGCTCTCGGATCGGTACTACGCCATCGTCGGCGGGTTCCTCCTCTCGACGCAGGACGGGGTCGTCCAGACCTACGTGACGGTCGCCGACGGGTGGGTCGAGGTGTCCTCGCCGGGGACGCTCGACACCCACACGATCCCCTCCCCCCTCGCTCCCGGCGACGACCGGCGACTCCGGATCGTCGAAACCGGCGAGCAGGCCGTCCTCGTCGCGACGGCGCTCGTTTCCCTCCCGGCGAAGTGGCTCGTCGAACGGCGCGATCGTTCGAGGAGGGCGCGGTCCTGA
- a CDS encoding TatD family hydrolase, protein MYDGPVLDNHLHLDPINGRGVEAAEEFERAGGTHLHVLNKPSWDLVGEVDDEDGFRKTFDLTVGVTESADEVLPGQARPVLGVHPALISRLLERGYAPGGAADLMKAGIDIAAEYVASGSALAIKSGRPHYDVSDAVWDASNEVMRHAFARAAEVGCAVQLHTEGGEDFETVAEWAEAEGLTREQVVKHYSGGYVEGPIPSVISHEDDLERACGGAWPFLMETDFIDDPDRPGAVLGPKTVPRRTATLAEAGHGAALRRAHVETPARVYGIDTEATLG, encoded by the coding sequence ATGTACGACGGCCCTGTGCTCGACAACCACCTCCACCTCGACCCGATCAACGGGCGGGGGGTCGAAGCCGCCGAGGAGTTCGAACGCGCCGGCGGGACGCACTTGCACGTCCTCAACAAGCCCTCCTGGGACCTCGTCGGCGAGGTCGACGACGAGGACGGCTTCCGGAAGACGTTCGATCTCACCGTCGGCGTGACCGAATCGGCCGACGAGGTCCTCCCCGGGCAGGCGCGTCCCGTCCTCGGCGTCCATCCGGCGTTGATTTCGCGACTGCTCGAGCGAGGCTACGCCCCCGGGGGTGCCGCCGACCTGATGAAGGCCGGCATCGACATCGCCGCCGAGTACGTCGCCTCGGGGTCGGCGCTCGCGATCAAGTCCGGCCGCCCCCACTACGACGTCTCGGATGCGGTGTGGGACGCTTCGAACGAGGTCATGCGGCACGCCTTCGCCCGCGCCGCCGAGGTCGGCTGTGCCGTCCAGCTCCACACGGAGGGCGGCGAGGACTTCGAGACCGTCGCCGAGTGGGCCGAAGCCGAAGGGCTCACGCGCGAGCAGGTCGTCAAGCACTACTCGGGCGGCTACGTCGAGGGGCCGATCCCGAGCGTCATCTCCCACGAGGACGACCTCGAGCGCGCCTGTGGCGGTGCGTGGCCCTTCCTCATGGAGACCGACTTCATCGACGACCCGGACCGTCCCGGCGCGGTGCTCGGTCCCAAGACCGTCCCGAGACGAACCGCCACGCTCGCCGAAGCGGGACACGGGGCGGCCCTCCGGCGCGCTCACGTCGAGACGCCCGCCCGCGTCTACGGGATCGACACCGAAGCCACGCTGGGGTGA
- a CDS encoding helix-turn-helix domain-containing protein — MRDPRAELAERIAGEVTLSEDPGATLRKWREEFGVAQTTLADELDVSASVVSDYESGRRENPGIRVVSRVVESLLDIDERRGGDRVRQHARVLSAGFDKDVVYDLREYSATVSLSRFYDAIGAETVVSGSAETIAGHTIINSVEAIKRLSSEEFYRLYGQSTNRALVFTNVTRGESPLVALRVVTPTPSAVVLHGLDGADLWEHAPALARADGVSLATTAVSIESTLEALREFP; from the coding sequence ATGCGCGACCCGCGTGCGGAACTCGCCGAGCGAATCGCTGGGGAGGTGACGCTGTCGGAGGATCCGGGGGCGACGCTGCGGAAGTGGCGCGAGGAGTTCGGCGTGGCGCAGACGACACTCGCGGACGAACTCGACGTCTCGGCGTCGGTCGTCTCCGACTACGAGAGCGGCCGGCGCGAGAACCCCGGGATTCGGGTCGTCAGCCGGGTCGTCGAATCGCTGCTCGACATCGACGAACGGCGGGGTGGGGACCGCGTCCGCCAACACGCCAGGGTGTTGTCGGCGGGGTTCGACAAGGACGTCGTCTACGACCTCCGGGAGTATTCGGCGACGGTCTCGCTTTCGCGTTTTTATGACGCCATCGGCGCCGAGACGGTCGTATCTGGTAGCGCCGAGACGATCGCGGGCCACACTATCATAAACAGCGTCGAGGCGATCAAGCGGCTCTCCAGCGAGGAGTTCTACCGGCTCTACGGCCAGTCGACGAACCGCGCGCTCGTGTTCACGAACGTCACGCGGGGGGAGTCGCCGCTCGTTGCGCTGCGGGTCGTGACGCCGACGCCGTCGGCGGTCGTCCTCCACGGCTTGGATGGGGCGGACCTCTGGGAGCACGCGCCGGCGCTCGCTCGAGCGGACGGCGTCTCGCTCGCGACGACTGCGGTGTCGATCGAGTCGACCCTCGAGGCGCTCCGGGAGTTCCCCTGA
- a CDS encoding metal-dependent hydrolase, translated as MPSSVVHAALAAALAVGLLGRFYDRRALAVVLVVVVVPEVDTALGLVMAGAHRTVLHTMVVSAVVAPLLYWETTRADSAIRSRWGARGVRIAWVGLLVHAFAHVALDWTHLEGINLLWPVLDRFFTLEGEMYLSASEGFVQTFVDVGRDPETGRSVIDAGQGGTRAETHVSNPAQPDPEPDPGPVDRRFPVAVRGWQLHVLLTGAFVVLARRLQSDRLNRCGDRSDSVSDD; from the coding sequence ATGCCCTCGTCGGTCGTCCACGCTGCCCTCGCGGCGGCGCTCGCGGTCGGACTCCTCGGGCGGTTCTACGACCGCCGGGCGCTCGCCGTCGTGCTCGTCGTCGTCGTGGTCCCGGAGGTGGACACGGCACTCGGATTGGTGATGGCGGGCGCCCACCGAACCGTCCTGCATACGATGGTCGTCTCGGCGGTCGTCGCCCCCCTGCTTTACTGGGAGACGACCCGCGCGGACTCCGCGATCCGGAGCCGGTGGGGCGCCCGCGGCGTCCGGATCGCGTGGGTCGGTCTCCTCGTCCACGCGTTCGCCCACGTCGCCCTCGATTGGACGCACTTGGAAGGGATCAATCTCCTCTGGCCGGTACTGGATCGGTTCTTCACGCTCGAGGGCGAGATGTATCTCTCGGCGTCGGAGGGGTTCGTCCAGACGTTCGTCGACGTCGGCCGCGACCCCGAAACCGGCCGGAGCGTGATCGACGCGGGACAGGGCGGCACGCGGGCCGAGACGCACGTCTCGAACCCCGCCCAGCCCGATCCCGAGCCGGACCCCGGTCCCGTCGACCGCCGCTTCCCGGTCGCCGTCCGCGGGTGGCAACTCCACGTCCTCCTCACCGGCGCGTTCGTGGTACTCGCACGACGGCTCCAGTCCGATCGGCTTAACCGGTGCGGCGACCGGTCGGACAGTGTATCCGATGACTGA
- a CDS encoding aldo/keto reductase, producing the protein MDTTTAGGVDVPSVGLGTWRLTGDRCREAARTALELGYRHLDTAQEYDNERQVGAALRDSDVDREDVFVTTKLGRGNRDYDGVRRSTEESLAKLGTSYVDLLLIHWPNVTTPLRETLAAMNELVEEGTVKHVGVSNFDIDRLDRARELSEHGILTDQVQYNPYWSQTELLDYCRIHDVLVTAYSPLAHGGVVDDPVLEAIGEGYEKSPAQVAIRWLVQQPNVITVPKATSRAHIAANCDVFDFVLDDDEMERIRQPSRARAAAGFLRSRFRELGCS; encoded by the coding sequence ATGGACACGACGACAGCCGGCGGTGTCGACGTTCCGTCGGTCGGACTCGGCACGTGGCGGCTGACCGGCGACCGGTGTCGGGAGGCGGCTCGAACGGCGCTGGAACTCGGTTATCGCCACCTCGACACCGCCCAGGAGTACGACAACGAACGGCAGGTCGGAGCCGCGCTCCGCGACAGCGACGTCGACCGCGAGGACGTCTTCGTGACGACGAAACTCGGGCGCGGTAACCGCGATTACGATGGGGTGCGCCGCTCGACCGAGGAGAGCCTCGCGAAACTCGGCACGTCGTACGTCGATCTGCTCTTGATCCACTGGCCGAACGTAACGACGCCGCTCCGGGAGACGCTGGCCGCGATGAACGAGCTGGTCGAGGAGGGGACGGTCAAACACGTCGGCGTCTCGAACTTCGATATCGACCGGCTGGACCGCGCCCGAGAGCTCTCCGAGCACGGAATCCTGACCGATCAGGTCCAATACAACCCCTATTGGTCCCAGACCGAACTGCTCGATTACTGTCGGATTCACGACGTCCTCGTGACCGCCTACTCGCCGCTGGCCCACGGCGGGGTGGTGGACGATCCGGTGCTCGAAGCCATCGGAGAGGGATATGAAAAAAGCCCCGCACAGGTCGCCATCCGCTGGCTCGTCCAACAGCCGAACGTGATAACGGTCCCGAAGGCGACGAGCCGAGCGCACATCGCCGCGAACTGCGATGTCTTCGATTTCGTGTTGGACGACGACGAGATGGAGCGGATCCGACAGCCGTCGAGAGCCAGAGCCGCCGCCGGCTTCCTCAGGAGCCGGTTCCGGGAGCTCGGCTGCTCGTGA
- a CDS encoding NAD(P)/FAD-dependent oxidoreductase, protein MQRVDVAVVGGGPAGSSAGYAAAREGADVVVLEKGVPRADRAGRGPDSTDAAGILDYWVDIMDLDEPIPEHVKHRELSAAEFIGPTETLALTETGIDSTYPNFGFTMHRARFDDWLGERARRAGADYRVGAGVAGVETSLTGEPSHTLTLRDGTEIEAEYLILADGPQRTVTGRVLGRWLPETAMDRLETRRANHIAYQEYRELPPELFEDDRIKFWWGYMPGHTAYPWVFPNDGRVARVGLTMPIDLDLDSVDDRERYRLLRPEDERIPQGGTYIERLLGTVYPEYDLEEFPLRTDRGKSGGTETYPISSTRPIESPTRANVAVVGGAMGATSAFHEGGDHVAVRTGSIAGRLAALGALRAYNAEWHRAIGPEVRRNCIFAEMVRGYGPDDWDRLFGLVDDIVDDDGITPRESVRTGVSGVKLFAEYTLRKFGYRSGRYAQILEDEYAV, encoded by the coding sequence ATGCAACGCGTAGATGTCGCCGTCGTCGGCGGGGGTCCGGCCGGCTCCTCGGCCGGCTACGCGGCCGCCCGCGAGGGGGCCGACGTCGTCGTCCTCGAAAAGGGGGTTCCCCGGGCCGACCGGGCGGGTCGCGGTCCGGACTCGACCGACGCGGCGGGCATCCTGGATTACTGGGTCGACATCATGGACCTCGACGAGCCCATCCCCGAACACGTCAAACACCGCGAACTCTCGGCCGCGGAGTTTATCGGTCCGACGGAGACCCTGGCGTTGACCGAGACGGGGATCGACTCCACGTACCCCAACTTCGGGTTTACGATGCACCGGGCGCGCTTCGACGACTGGCTCGGCGAACGGGCGCGGAGGGCCGGAGCCGACTACCGGGTCGGAGCCGGCGTCGCCGGCGTCGAAACGTCGCTGACTGGCGAGCCGTCCCACACGCTGACGCTCCGCGACGGCACCGAGATCGAGGCCGAGTATCTCATCCTGGCCGACGGCCCCCAGCGGACGGTCACCGGGCGCGTGCTCGGGCGCTGGCTCCCGGAGACGGCGATGGACCGCCTCGAAACCCGCCGGGCGAACCACATCGCCTACCAGGAGTACCGAGAACTCCCCCCCGAACTGTTCGAGGACGACCGGATCAAGTTCTGGTGGGGGTACATGCCGGGGCACACCGCCTACCCGTGGGTGTTCCCCAACGACGGCCGCGTCGCGCGCGTCGGGTTGACGATGCCGATCGACCTCGATCTCGACTCTGTCGACGACCGCGAGCGCTATCGGCTGTTGCGGCCCGAGGACGAGCGGATCCCCCAGGGTGGCACCTACATCGAGCGCCTCCTCGGAACGGTGTACCCCGAGTACGACCTCGAGGAGTTCCCGCTGCGAACGGATCGCGGAAAGTCCGGCGGTACCGAGACGTATCCGATCTCCTCGACCCGACCGATCGAGTCCCCGACGCGAGCGAACGTCGCGGTCGTCGGCGGCGCGATGGGTGCGACCTCCGCGTTCCACGAGGGGGGCGACCACGTCGCGGTCCGGACCGGCTCGATCGCGGGACGGCTCGCGGCGCTGGGCGCGCTCCGGGCGTACAACGCCGAGTGGCACCGTGCGATTGGCCCGGAGGTCCGCCGGAACTGCATCTTCGCGGAGATGGTCCGCGGCTACGGGCCGGACGACTGGGATCGGCTGTTCGGCCTCGTCGACGACATCGTCGACGACGACGGGATCACCCCCCGCGAATCGGTCCGGACCGGCGTCTCGGGGGTGAAGCTCTTCGCGGAGTACACCCTCCGGAAGTTTGGCTACCGGAGCGGTCGGTACGCACAGATCCTCGAGGACGAGTACGCCGTCTGA
- a CDS encoding amphi-Trp domain-containing protein, whose amino-acid sequence MPEDVLFESESKQSRSEIATYLRTVADSLDEGRAITLRAGEQSVTMEPPARPTFEVKAEREGPAGSPGELSIELELEWDEDGGEDGGEDGELTIE is encoded by the coding sequence ATGCCGGAGGACGTCCTCTTCGAGTCCGAGAGCAAGCAGAGCCGATCCGAGATCGCGACCTATCTCCGAACCGTCGCGGACTCCCTCGATGAAGGCAGGGCGATCACCCTTCGGGCTGGCGAGCAGTCGGTGACGATGGAACCGCCCGCTCGGCCGACGTTCGAGGTCAAGGCCGAACGGGAGGGACCGGCTGGCTCGCCCGGCGAGTTGAGCATCGAACTCGAACTCGAGTGGGACGAGGACGGCGGTGAGGACGGCGGCGAGGACGGCGAACTGACGATCGAGTGA
- a CDS encoding sensor histidine kinase has product MQWFERIPLVTPLRGAVIYVICGFVWIGASDQLLFVITPSARTLTILQTIKGSAFVVSSGGLIYIIAKAQYLQLEQLTDRIRTEIQHVSILHRILRHNLRNQASIIDGHLSEITPHVPDAEQESIREMETALERLVDLSDKMSRLNNELSGGDVARATFDLGACIGDAADAARPQYPDARIETDLPEEEMPVVGPRAFEWVLDELLENAVVHNDKQTPQVSVSAAESADGKHATVRVSDNGPGMPPVERRLALDEPETPLEHSEGAGLWVTRLLVTLSGGAFDIRSGDTPGTTIEITLPTPDAA; this is encoded by the coding sequence ATGCAGTGGTTCGAGCGTATCCCGCTCGTCACTCCGTTGCGAGGCGCTGTCATCTATGTGATCTGTGGGTTCGTCTGGATCGGCGCCAGCGACCAACTGCTCTTTGTGATCACGCCGAGCGCCCGGACACTGACAATTCTTCAGACGATCAAGGGCAGCGCCTTCGTCGTGTCCTCGGGCGGGCTCATCTACATCATCGCGAAGGCGCAGTATCTGCAGTTAGAGCAACTCACAGACCGGATCCGAACGGAGATCCAACACGTCAGTATCCTTCATCGCATCCTCCGGCACAACCTCCGGAACCAGGCGTCGATCATCGACGGGCACCTCTCGGAGATCACGCCCCACGTACCCGACGCGGAACAGGAGTCGATCCGGGAGATGGAGACCGCCCTCGAACGACTCGTAGACCTCAGCGACAAGATGAGCCGGCTGAACAACGAACTCTCGGGCGGCGACGTCGCGAGGGCGACGTTCGATCTCGGGGCCTGCATCGGAGACGCTGCCGATGCCGCCCGACCACAGTACCCGGACGCGCGGATCGAGACGGACCTGCCGGAGGAGGAGATGCCGGTCGTCGGCCCGCGAGCGTTCGAATGGGTGTTGGACGAACTCCTCGAGAACGCTGTCGTCCACAACGACAAGCAGACGCCGCAGGTTTCGGTTTCGGCCGCGGAGAGCGCAGACGGCAAGCACGCCACCGTTCGCGTCTCGGACAACGGTCCCGGGATGCCACCTGTGGAACGGCGACTCGCCCTCGACGAGCCGGAGACCCCGCTGGAACACTCCGAGGGGGCCGGCTTGTGGGTCACCCGTCTCCTGGTCACGCTCTCCGGTGGGGCGTTCGACATCCGGAGTGGCGACACGCCGGGGACTACGATCGAGATCACGCTGCCGACACCCGACGCCGCGTAA
- a CDS encoding cob(I)yrinic acid a,c-diamide adenosyltransferase produces MKIYTGRGDEGMTDLRDMSRISKTSPRIEAYGTVDEVNSLIGLTRPSGYDDVDERLQGIQNHLHIIQADFASPNADDPDSPHIEEHHVEKLEDWMDRLDEELEPLQSFILPGGSDVGARLHHARSVCRRAERRAVALAADEPVNDAAIAYLNRLSDALFVFARVLNEREGVPEESPTY; encoded by the coding sequence ATGAAGATCTACACCGGCCGCGGCGACGAGGGGATGACCGATCTCCGGGACATGTCCCGGATCTCGAAGACGAGCCCCCGGATCGAGGCGTACGGGACCGTCGACGAGGTCAACAGCCTCATCGGGTTGACGCGCCCGTCGGGCTACGACGACGTCGACGAACGGCTCCAGGGGATACAGAACCACCTCCACATCATTCAGGCGGATTTCGCGAGCCCGAACGCGGACGATCCCGACTCGCCGCACATCGAAGAACACCACGTCGAGAAACTCGAAGACTGGATGGATCGCCTCGACGAGGAACTCGAACCGCTCCAGAGCTTCATCCTGCCCGGCGGCAGCGACGTCGGGGCGCGGCTTCACCACGCTCGGTCGGTCTGTCGGCGCGCCGAACGCCGCGCCGTTGCGCTGGCGGCCGACGAGCCGGTCAACGACGCCGCCATCGCGTACCTGAACCGGCTCTCCGACGCGCTCTTTGTGTTCGCCCGCGTGCTGAACGAACGAGAGGGCGTCCCCGAGGAGTCGCCGACGTACTGA